The proteins below are encoded in one region of Bosea sp. BIWAKO-01:
- the alaS gene encoding alanine--tRNA ligase: protein MSGVNEIRSTFLDYFKANGHEVVPSSPLVPRNDPTLMFANSGMVQFKNVFTGQEKRSYQRATSAQKCVRAGGKHNDLDNVGYTARHHTFFEMLGNFSFGDYFKEQAITHAWTLVTREFGLPKEKLTVTVYSEDDEAHALWKKIAGLSDSKIIRIPTSDNFWRMGDTGPCGPCSEIFYDHGDHIPGGPPGSPDEDGDRFIEIWNLVFMQYEEAAGGIRTNLPRPSIDTGMGLERVAAVLQGTHDNYEIDLFATLIRAIADMTSVSSDGPMKASHRVIADHLRCSAFLIADGVLPSNEGRGYVLRRIMRRGMRHAQLLGAKEPLLHRLVPVLTREMGQAYPELLRAEALITETLKLEETRFRTTLARGLSILDDAAKDLGAGQKLKGDVAFTLYDTYGFPLDLTQDALRARDIGVDLDGFDAAMQQQKAKARAAWSGTGEAATEKLWFPLRDRVGATEFLGYDTETAEGVVTGLIRDNAEVESLKAGETGFVVLNQTPFYGESGGQVGDTGAITGAGFAAQVSDVQKKLGDIFAHAVKVTSGEIKLGAPAELTVDHARRATIRANHSATHLLHEALRLVLGDHVAQKGSLVSPERLRFDFSHPKPISEAELAQVEDIANAAVLRNEPVATHLMSVDEAIASGARALFGEKYGDEVRVVSMGTTEAGKAFSVELCGGTHVSRTGDIGIVSIAGESAVAAGVRRLEAVTGTEARRQLNTDARRLRDLASLLKVPAAEAEARLAALVEERRKLDRELTEARKKLAMGGGGSAEDPILEISGAKLLARAVTGVEMKDLKSLADEAKSRVGSGVVAIVGVAEDGKAGVVVGVTEDLTSRFDAVALVRAASEQLGGKGGGGRRDMAQAGGPDGSKAQAALDAVAAAMN from the coding sequence ATGAGCGGCGTCAACGAAATCAGGTCCACCTTCCTCGATTACTTCAAGGCGAACGGCCATGAGGTGGTGCCATCGAGCCCGCTCGTGCCACGCAACGACCCGACGCTGATGTTCGCCAATTCGGGCATGGTGCAGTTCAAGAACGTCTTCACCGGACAGGAAAAGCGCTCCTACCAGCGCGCCACGTCAGCGCAGAAATGCGTGCGTGCCGGCGGCAAGCACAATGACCTCGACAATGTCGGCTACACCGCGCGCCACCACACCTTCTTCGAGATGCTGGGGAATTTCTCCTTCGGCGACTACTTCAAGGAGCAGGCGATCACCCACGCCTGGACGCTGGTCACGCGCGAATTCGGCCTGCCGAAGGAAAAGCTGACCGTCACGGTCTATTCCGAGGATGACGAGGCGCACGCGCTCTGGAAGAAGATCGCCGGACTTTCGGATTCGAAAATCATCCGGATTCCGACCTCGGACAATTTCTGGCGAATGGGCGACACCGGCCCCTGCGGCCCCTGCTCCGAGATCTTCTACGACCATGGCGACCATATCCCGGGCGGCCCTCCCGGCTCGCCCGATGAGGACGGCGATCGCTTCATCGAGATCTGGAATCTCGTGTTCATGCAGTATGAGGAGGCTGCCGGCGGCATCCGCACCAATCTGCCGCGTCCCTCGATCGATACCGGCATGGGGCTGGAGCGCGTAGCCGCGGTGCTCCAGGGCACGCATGACAATTACGAGATCGACCTGTTTGCGACCCTGATCCGCGCCATCGCGGACATGACATCGGTCTCGTCCGACGGACCGATGAAGGCGAGCCACCGTGTCATCGCCGACCACCTGCGCTGCTCTGCCTTCCTGATCGCCGACGGTGTTCTGCCCTCGAACGAAGGCCGCGGCTACGTCCTGCGCCGCATCATGCGTCGCGGCATGCGCCATGCCCAGCTGCTCGGTGCCAAGGAGCCGTTGCTTCACCGGCTCGTGCCGGTCCTGACCCGCGAAATGGGCCAGGCCTATCCCGAACTGCTGCGTGCCGAGGCCCTGATCACCGAGACGCTGAAGCTCGAGGAGACCCGTTTCCGCACCACGCTGGCGCGCGGCCTCTCGATCCTCGACGACGCCGCCAAGGATCTCGGCGCCGGCCAGAAGCTGAAGGGCGACGTCGCCTTCACGCTTTATGACACCTATGGCTTCCCGCTCGACCTGACCCAGGATGCGCTCCGCGCCCGCGATATCGGCGTCGATCTCGACGGGTTCGACGCGGCGATGCAGCAGCAGAAGGCGAAGGCGCGCGCCGCTTGGTCCGGCACCGGCGAGGCTGCGACGGAAAAGCTCTGGTTCCCGCTGCGTGACCGCGTCGGCGCCACCGAATTCCTCGGCTACGATACCGAGACGGCCGAGGGCGTCGTCACCGGGCTGATCCGCGACAATGCGGAGGTCGAGAGCCTGAAGGCCGGCGAGACCGGATTCGTCGTGCTCAACCAGACCCCATTCTATGGCGAGTCCGGCGGCCAGGTCGGTGATACCGGCGCGATCACCGGGGCGGGCTTCGCCGCACAGGTTTCGGATGTGCAGAAGAAGCTCGGCGATATCTTCGCCCACGCGGTCAAGGTCACTTCGGGCGAAATCAAGCTCGGCGCACCGGCTGAGCTTACAGTCGATCATGCGCGCCGAGCCACGATTCGCGCCAACCACTCCGCAACCCACCTGCTGCATGAGGCGCTCCGGCTCGTCCTTGGCGATCATGTCGCCCAGAAGGGCTCGCTGGTCTCGCCCGAGCGGCTGCGCTTCGACTTCTCGCACCCCAAGCCGATCTCCGAGGCCGAGCTCGCTCAGGTCGAGGATATCGCCAACGCAGCGGTGCTGCGGAACGAGCCGGTGGCGACCCATCTGATGAGCGTCGACGAAGCCATCGCTTCGGGTGCCCGCGCCTTGTTCGGTGAAAAATACGGCGATGAGGTCCGTGTCGTCTCGATGGGGACGACCGAGGCCGGCAAGGCCTTCTCGGTCGAGCTCTGCGGCGGCACCCATGTTTCGCGCACCGGCGATATCGGCATCGTCAGCATCGCCGGCGAAAGCGCGGTGGCAGCTGGCGTGCGCCGTCTCGAGGCGGTGACCGGCACGGAAGCCCGGCGTCAGCTCAACACCGATGCCAGGCGTCTGCGCGACCTCGCCAGCCTGCTCAAGGTTCCGGCGGCCGAAGCCGAGGCACGCCTCGCCGCCCTGGTCGAGGAGCGCCGCAAGCTCGACCGCGAACTCACCGAGGCGCGCAAGAAGCTCGCCATGGGTGGCGGCGGCAGCGCCGAAGATCCGATCCTCGAAATCTCCGGCGCCAAGCTCCTGGCCCGCGCCGTCACCGGCGTCGAGATGAAGGATCTGAAGAGCCTCGCCGACGAAGCCAAGTCCCGCGTCGGCTCGGGCGTCGTCGCCATTGTCGGCGTCGCGGAAGACGGCAAGGCCGGGGTCGTCGTCGGTGTGACCGAGGATCTGACCTCGCGCTTCGACGCGGTGGCGCTGGTGCGCGCCGCGTCCGAGCAGCTCGGCGGCAAGGGGGGTGGCGGGCGCCGCGACATGGCGCAGGCCGGTGGTCCGGACGGCTCCAAGGCGCAGGCTGCGCTCGACGCCGTCGCAGCCGCGATGAACTGA
- the recA gene encoding recombinase RecA, with product MDKAKALDAALSQIERAFGKGSIMRLGKNQQAIEIETISTGSLGLDIALGVGGLPRGRVIEIYGPESSGKTTLALHTIAEAQKKGGVCAFVDAEHALDPVYARKLGVNLDDLLISQPDTGEQALEITDTLVRSGAIDVLVVDSVAALTPRAEIEGEMGDVQPGLQARLMSQALRKLTASISRSNCMVIFINQIRMKIGVMYGSPETTTGGNALKFYASVRLDIRRVSTLKERDEATGNQVRVKVVKNKVAPPFKQVEFDIMFGEGISKVGELIDLGVKAGMVEKAGAWFSFDSQRLGQGRENAKSFLKANPDVAARIEATIRQNSGLVADRILDEATPTDDDLDEGQA from the coding sequence ATGGACAAGGCCAAGGCGCTCGATGCGGCGCTCTCGCAGATCGAACGGGCTTTCGGCAAGGGCTCGATCATGCGCCTGGGCAAGAACCAGCAGGCGATCGAGATCGAGACCATCTCGACCGGTTCGCTCGGGCTCGATATCGCGCTCGGCGTCGGCGGGCTCCCCAGGGGCCGCGTCATCGAGATCTACGGACCAGAATCCTCCGGCAAGACCACGCTTGCGCTCCACACCATTGCTGAAGCTCAGAAGAAGGGCGGCGTCTGCGCCTTCGTCGATGCCGAGCACGCGCTCGACCCGGTCTATGCCCGCAAGCTGGGCGTCAATCTCGATGATCTTCTGATCTCGCAGCCCGATACCGGCGAGCAGGCGCTTGAGATCACCGACACCCTGGTTCGCTCCGGCGCCATCGACGTGCTGGTGGTCGACTCCGTTGCGGCCCTCACGCCCCGCGCCGAGATCGAAGGCGAGATGGGCGATGTTCAGCCCGGCCTCCAGGCACGCCTGATGAGCCAGGCCTTGCGCAAGCTCACGGCGTCGATCTCGCGCTCGAACTGCATGGTCATCTTCATCAACCAGATCCGCATGAAGATTGGCGTGATGTATGGCTCGCCCGAAACCACGACCGGCGGCAACGCCCTGAAATTCTATGCCTCCGTGCGCCTCGACATTCGCCGCGTCTCGACGCTGAAGGAGCGCGACGAGGCCACCGGCAACCAGGTCCGGGTCAAGGTCGTCAAGAACAAGGTGGCGCCGCCCTTCAAGCAGGTCGAGTTCGACATCATGTTCGGCGAGGGCATCTCGAAGGTCGGCGAGCTGATCGACCTCGGCGTCAAGGCCGGCATGGTCGAGAAGGCCGGCGCCTGGTTCTCCTTCGACAGCCAGCGCCTCGGCCAGGGTCGCGAGAACGCAAAATCCTTCCTCAAGGCCAATCCTGACGTCGCAGCGCGCATCGAAGCCACGATCCGGCAGAATTCCGGCCTCGTCGCCGATCGCATCCTCGATGAGGCGACACCGACCGACGATGATCTCGACGAGGGCCAGGCCTGA
- the cckA gene encoding cell cycle histidine kinase CckA gives MSGTTATTAIDRSDKPGRIGLILLVAGLLVGAAIALGFIANEWAQPLILGLLALLSVIGVFGLFAFSIGLVQFSGRAARNDLTKAIVDSADDGVVVTEGENRIVYANETYLALAGARGASDIKPVERLFTGRPEVSEAIYRLATAAREGRRLAEEVRLEPALNGRDTVGWYRIRVSPVRREGKAAMLWSVSDVTPERERQENAFQELQHAIDYLDHAPAGFLSIDADGEVPYLNATLSGWLDYDLARFGSGGLHLDDIATSNAAALIQAIRGQPGDVRVEVLDVDLRRRNGTTLPVRLHHQVAFGSDSRAGPSRTLVLNRTTGEAGSDGRSDAEVRFARFFHSTPMAIATVDRNGAILRSNAAFTRLTQQGRQPATIQDLVSPGSLDEALAATMAGSSDIAPLDANISGEDGRSAKLYLSPVAATEDSDGERAIVYALETTSERKLKDNIDQAQKMQAVGQLAGGIAHDFNNVLQVIINASEFLLASHKPTDPSFPDIMQIKQNAYRAASLVRQLLAFSRRQTLRPQVLELGDVLSDLSLMLKRVVADKVSLDIRQGRDLWSVKADLGQLEQVIVNLAVNARDAMQDGGKLQVRTRNVAAEECAGFGHQALPTADYVMLEVEDSGTGIPAEHLDKIFEPFFTTKEVGKGTGLGLSMVYGIVKQTGGFVFVDSTLGKGTTFRIFLPRHVPTEEEIAADNAAKEAPKKVAADHTGAGVILLVEDEDAVRALNARMLISRGYTVHEAASGVEALDIFLEHDGKIDLVVSDVVMPEMDGPTLLGELRQRNPATKVVFVSGYAEEAFRKNLPEGEQFHFLPKPFTMKQLVETVKAAMS, from the coding sequence ATGAGCGGAACCACGGCGACAACCGCGATCGATCGCTCCGACAAGCCAGGCCGTATCGGCCTGATCCTGCTTGTCGCCGGCTTGCTCGTCGGAGCCGCGATCGCGCTCGGCTTCATCGCCAATGAATGGGCGCAGCCGCTGATCCTGGGCCTGCTGGCCTTGCTTTCAGTGATCGGTGTCTTCGGCCTCTTTGCCTTTTCCATCGGCCTTGTTCAATTTTCGGGCCGCGCAGCGCGCAACGACCTGACCAAGGCCATCGTCGACAGCGCCGATGACGGCGTCGTCGTCACCGAGGGCGAGAACCGCATCGTCTACGCCAACGAAACCTATCTGGCGCTTGCCGGAGCGCGCGGAGCCAGCGACATCAAGCCGGTCGAGCGCCTGTTCACCGGCCGCCCGGAGGTCTCGGAAGCGATCTACCGTTTGGCGACCGCCGCGCGCGAAGGCCGCCGACTGGCGGAGGAAGTCCGGCTCGAGCCCGCCCTCAATGGTCGCGACACGGTCGGCTGGTATCGAATCCGGGTTTCGCCTGTGCGCCGCGAGGGCAAGGCGGCCATGCTCTGGAGCGTCTCCGACGTGACGCCCGAGCGTGAGCGTCAGGAGAACGCCTTCCAGGAACTCCAGCACGCGATCGACTATCTCGATCATGCGCCGGCCGGCTTCCTCTCGATCGACGCCGATGGTGAGGTGCCCTATCTCAATGCCACGCTCTCGGGCTGGCTCGACTATGACCTCGCCCGCTTCGGCTCGGGCGGACTGCATCTCGACGACATCGCGACCTCGAACGCGGCTGCCCTGATCCAGGCCATCCGCGGGCAGCCGGGCGATGTCCGCGTCGAGGTCCTCGATGTCGATCTGCGCCGGCGTAATGGCACGACCCTGCCGGTCAGGCTGCATCATCAGGTCGCCTTCGGCAGCGACAGCCGCGCTGGCCCCTCGCGCACGCTCGTGCTCAACCGGACAACCGGCGAAGCCGGGTCCGACGGGCGCAGCGATGCCGAAGTGCGCTTTGCCCGCTTCTTCCACTCGACGCCGATGGCGATAGCGACCGTTGACCGCAACGGCGCGATCCTGCGCTCCAACGCCGCCTTCACCCGGCTGACGCAGCAGGGCCGCCAGCCCGCCACGATTCAGGATCTTGTCTCGCCAGGCAGTCTTGACGAGGCGCTCGCGGCGACCATGGCGGGCAGCAGCGATATCGCCCCGCTCGATGCCAATATCTCGGGCGAGGACGGACGCTCCGCCAAACTCTATCTCTCTCCGGTCGCAGCGACCGAGGACAGCGATGGTGAGCGCGCCATCGTCTATGCGCTGGAGACCACCTCCGAGCGTAAGCTCAAGGACAATATCGACCAGGCCCAGAAGATGCAGGCTGTCGGCCAGCTCGCCGGCGGCATCGCGCACGATTTCAACAACGTGCTCCAGGTCATCATCAACGCGTCCGAGTTCCTGCTCGCCAGCCACAAGCCGACCGACCCGTCCTTCCCGGACATCATGCAGATCAAGCAGAACGCCTACCGGGCCGCTTCGCTTGTCCGGCAGTTGCTCGCCTTCTCGCGACGGCAGACCTTGCGGCCACAAGTGCTCGAGCTCGGCGATGTGCTCTCCGATCTCTCGTTGATGCTGAAGCGCGTCGTCGCCGACAAGGTCTCGCTCGACATTCGCCAGGGTCGCGACCTCTGGTCGGTCAAGGCCGATCTCGGTCAGCTCGAACAGGTCATCGTCAATCTCGCGGTCAATGCGCGCGATGCCATGCAGGACGGCGGCAAGCTGCAGGTCCGCACGCGCAACGTCGCAGCGGAGGAATGCGCCGGTTTCGGCCATCAGGCCCTGCCCACCGCGGACTATGTCATGCTCGAAGTCGAAGACAGCGGCACCGGCATCCCGGCCGAACATCTCGACAAGATCTTCGAGCCCTTCTTCACCACCAAGGAGGTCGGCAAGGGCACGGGCCTCGGCCTTTCCATGGTCTATGGCATCGTCAAGCAGACCGGTGGCTTCGTCTTCGTCGATTCGACCCTCGGCAAGGGCACGACCTTCCGCATCTTCCTGCCACGTCACGTGCCGACGGAAGAGGAGATCGCCGCCGACAACGCCGCCAAGGAAGCACCCAAGAAGGTCGCAGCCGATCATACCGGCGCCGGCGTCATCCTGCTGGTCGAAGACGAGGACGCGGTGCGCGCGCTCAATGCCCGCATGCTGATCTCGCGCGGCTATACCGTGCACGAAGCGGCCTCGGGCGTGGAGGCCCTCGATATCTTCCTCGAGCATGACGGCAAGATCGATCTCGTCGTCTCCGACGTGGTCATGCCCGAGATGGACGGCCCTACCCTGCTTGGCGAGCTGCGTCAGCGCAACCCGGCCACCAAGGTCGTCTTCGTCTCCGGCTACGCAGAAGAGGCCTTCCGCAAGAACCTGCCGGAAGGCGAGCAATTCCACTTCCTGCCCAAGCCCTTCACGATGAAGCAGCTGGTCGAGACAGTGAAGGCCGCTATGAGCTGA